CCAGCGGGACGTACTGCCACGGCCAGAACAGGTAAATCGCAAGGAAGCCGAGCGCCATAAGAATGGACACGGCCAGCCACACAATGATGCCTGCCTGAGCCCGCTTCTCTGCCGGGTCGTTGGCGAGCGGGAAGCGCTCCTTACGGAAGGCGACGGTGACGTCGTCCAATTCCGTTCCCAGCGCGGCCAGCTCTGCCGGCGACATGGCGGCGAGCTCCTGCTCGGTGTAGTTCTTCTTCAGGTCGTTACTCATTGGCGCGATCCAATCCACATTGCAGCGCCCAGCAGGGCGGTGATTCCGACAGCCCACATGGCGATGCCCTCAGACACCGGGCCAAGACCACCAAGCGCCCAACCACCCGGGCTCGGCGTCTCCTTCGAGGCCTTGATGAAGGCGATGATGTCCTTCTTCTCATCAGCCGACAGCTGACGATCGGAGAACTTCGGCATGTTCTGCGGACCGGTCAACATGGCCTGGTAGATCTCCTGCTCGTTGGCAGGATCCAGACCCGGTGCGTACTTACCGGAGGACAGCGCACCGCCACGACCGGTGAAGTTGTGGCACGACGCACAGTTGAGGCGGAACAGCTCCGAGCCGCGGGCGATGTCCGCGGGCTGAATCTGGCCGTCGTAGTCCTTGCCACGCAGCTCTTCGAGTGCGATGGAGCCGTCCTCGTTGGTGACGAGGCCCGGGCCGCCACCGTTGGACTGCACGTAGGCCGCCAGGGCGAGCGTCTGCTGCTCGGTGTAGCGGGGACGCTTGCGTTCCGCCTGGGCATCGTTCGACATCATCGGCATGCGGCCGGAGTGAACCTGGAAGTACACCGAGCCGGCACCCACGCCGTTGAGGGCGGGGCCACGATCTTCAACGCCCTGGAGGTTGGCTCCGTGGCAGGTGATGCAGGCGACATCGTAGATGTCCTTGCCCTCTTGGATGAGCGCTTGGTCCTCTAGCTGTGCGGTGGCAACCTGGGCATCCGGCGTGAGGGCCGCGGCCAGAACACCGGTACCAGTCAGGCCGACGGTCAGTGCGGCGGCGCTGGCGGCGGTCTTCCGAAGCTTGCGGCGGCGCCGGGACTGCTTCGCGCCGTCCGGGGTTAAGGCCCCGGAGGAAGCGGAGTTGGAATTCTTATCCATCGGATTCCCTTGTGTCTTCGATTTCTCAGAAACTTACTGGATGATGTACAGGATGGTGAACACACCAAGCCAAATGATGTCCACGAAGTGCCAGTAGTAGGACACCGCCATGGCCGCGGTCGCCTGGGCCGGCGTGAACTTCGACTTGCCGATGCGCAACATAATGACCACGAAGCTCAAAATGCCGGCCAGCACGTGGGCCATGTGGAACCCGGTGATGATGTAGAACACCGAGCCGTACACCGAGGACTGAATGGTCACACCGTGGTGAATCATCTCGTAGTACTCAAAGGCCACCATGCCGAGGAATACGACACCGAGAAGGATTGTCACCACATACCATTTGCGGAGACCGTAAACGTCACCCCTTTCTGCGGAGAAGACGCCGAACTGCGAGGTCACGGAGGACGCCACCAGGATGAGGGTGATGATCGACCCGTAGACCACGTTGAGGTGGGCGGTCTGATCATCCCAGGTCCCGCTGGTGAGCCCGTTCGCACGCGACGTGAAGTACATCGCGAACAGTCCGGCGAAGAACATCAATTCCTGCGCCAGGAACACGATGGTGCCGACACTGACCACATTGGGGCGGTTCAGGGCCGGGACACGTGCTGCTGTCGCCATACCTTGGTTAGAAACTGCGCTCGTCACATGTATCAGTATGGACGCTCACAGCCCCAAAGTCACCTTGACTACCCCCGCGAAACAGCGCCCAGAAACGCCCCAACCAGCAGTTTTATCGGGCGCCCTCATCCACCGAAAGTTTTAGACATCCTCCGGGAACTTTCCAAGCCCGGGAACCGACGGAGGGTACGGGCAGGGTTTCTGCAGGTCTGGCCGTTGCGCCGGGAGCGCGGTAGAGCGGCGCCGATTCGCGGGTCAATGTTACCCGACTGCCAGGTTGCGCCGAGCCGCTTTTCAGCGCGTGGATTTGAGACCTATGTCACAGGTGTTGGGGGCGATTTCTCGCTGGAGCATACTTTCGGTTGACCCCTTCACCGGCATCCTCGCCTCAGACAACGGCGAAACCCGGCAGTGAGTGTTTTATCACTCACCGCCGGGTCTCAGTCTAAGTGTGTGCACGCTCCGGACCGGCTCACGCCGATATTAGTGCTTCTCCTTCGGCAGGCCGTACTGCAGCGACAGCATGGTGGTTGCCCAGATCAGCATGACCGCTCCCAGGGCGATCATCCAGTAGTACATGTAGATAATGCCGAAGCCGAGAACCGCGATCGATACCGACATCGCGAACGGCCAAATGGAGCTCGGCGAGAAGAAGCCATAAGCGCCGGCGGCGTCGCCGATTTCCGCTTCCTCGTAATCCTCCGGAAGGAGATCCTGCCGGCTTTCTACGAACTGCAGGTAACCGCCGAGCATGAGACACAGCAGGGTCGCCAGGACCATGGCCACAGATCCGGCCCACTCAACGCCGAAGGTTTCCATCAGGTAACCGTCGTCTTCAACGTACGCCGTCGAGACGATGTACACCACAGTGCACACAGTCAGGAACAGCGCCAGGAAGAACATGATTTTCGCACCAGCACGCATTTCGTTTCTCCTTAGTCTCTCGCCGGTGTCCTGCTAGACGTTCTCGCGAGCGTTGTGATCGTAATCGTTGTCACCATCACGGGTCCCAGTGCGCGAGGAGTTGAACGGCTGGGTGGTAACGGCATAGGGCTCTTCGCCAATGGCACGCAGCGCATCCGAGTTGGGGGCCTCCGGGTTGTCCATCCGGAACTGCATGTACTCGGTGAACTTCTCCGGCGAAACAACCCGCAGCTCGAAGTTCATCATCGCGTGGTAGGTGCCGCACATCTCGCTGCATCGGCCGACGTAGGCGCCTTCCTCGATGCTCTCGATCTGGAAGGAGCGCTGCTGCTGGTTATTCTCCGGGTGAGCGTAGACGTCACGCTTGAAGAGGAACTCGGGAACCCAGAAGCCGTGAGACACGTCGCCGGAAGCCAGGTCGAACTGAACCGGGGTATTGGCGGGAAGCACCAGCACCGGAACCTCTTCGGTAGTGCCCAGGGTCTCGATCTCGTTGAAACGGAGGTAAGACTGGTCGCCCATGGACTTGCCGTGGATCGGGTTGGGGTTCTTGGTGCCCTCCGGGTCAACGGAGGTTTCCTCGGCAAGGCGAGTGCGCTCCTCGTCGATACCCTGGTACTCCTGACCGTCCGGGGTCAGCGAGCCGGCAACGGTGTTGTAGCCGAACTTCCAGTTCCACTGGAACGCGGTAACGTCGACGGTCACCTCGGGATTCTTGTCCAGGGCGACCACCTTCTGCTGGGCCTCCACCGTGAAGAAGAACAGGCCCATGACGATGACCACCGGGATGACGGTGAGCAGCAGCTCCAACGGGACGTTGTACTGCAGCTGCTTCGGGAACTCGCCATAGCCCTTCTTCTCACCGGCCTTCCGGTTCCAGGCGACGATCGCCGTGATCATGAGGCTCCACATGATGATGCCGATGATCCAGGCGGTGACCCACACCCACACCCAGAAGTTATAGAGCCCCTGCCCCTCCGGAGTTACCGGATCGGGCCAGCCCATGTCCAAGACGTTTGCCAGTGCCTCCGGCGGAGCAACGTCACACCCCACCAGTGCGGTCGCGCCAAGCACGAGCGCTGCACCGAGCCCAGCCTTCCGGGCAACACCGCGCTTCATTCGCTGTTCCACGTGCGCCTGCCTTCCTGTCCACACAAATCTATGAATGTTCATTCACAACATTCCTATCTAAGGAGAATAGTGGATCACCCGTGAGTCGCCGTTTCGTTTGCCGACGAGCGAAAAAGGCACGTCGACGCGCAGAATCACGGACGCGCCGGTTTCACAGCTGCGACGCAGGTCGCGCGCCCTCCGAGCACAGCAACCCCCTGCATTTAGTGACTCGGACCACAAACGGGTAGCTGGAATCTTCAACCGAAAGTTTGCACCTATTCGGGGATCGGGCTAACCCTGGGTGCCCCATTCGTCGCCGTGGCGCCCGCGCCCCTAAAGTGGAGTGATATCCCGAGGCCGGTGCGCCACCGAGGCTGGCCACCACCGTCGGCCTCGGCACCGACCTTATATATTTAAGGAGAAGATCAACAAGATGTGCGGCCTTCTAGCCATGCTCACCACCACCGGTAACGCCGCCGCGTACGTCGACGCCGTCGAAGCCGCTCTGCCTTGCATGCGCCACCGGGGTCCCGACGCGGCCGGCACCTGGCACGATAACAAGGCCCTGTTCGGCTTCAACCGGCTCGCCATTATCGACCTCGAGCATTCGCACCAGCCCCTGCGTTGGGGTCCGGCGGAGAGCCCCGACCGCTACGCCATGACCTTCAACGGCGAAATCTACAACTACGTTGAGCTGCGCGAAGAGCTTCAGGCCGCCGGGTACACCTTCAACACGTCCGGTGACTCGGAGACCATCGTCGTCGGTTACCACCACTGGGGTGCCGACGTCGTCGAGCACCTCCGCGGCATGTTCGCCTTCGTCATCTGGGACACCGACGCCGACGTCATGTTCGCTGCCCGGGACCAGTTCGGCATCAAGCCGCTGTTCTACGCCACCACCGACGCCGGTACCGTGTTTGCCTCTGAGAAGAAATCCATCCTTGAGTTGGCGGACGCGATTGGCCTTCCCCTCGACCTTGATCGCCGAGCCATCGAACACTACGTCGACCTTCAGTACACCCCGGAGCCGGAGACCCTGCACGCCGGGATCCGCCGCGTCGAATCGGGGTGCACGGTGACCCTCTCCCCCGGCGGCGTTGTCGAGTCCCGTCGTTACTTCAAGCCCTCCTTCGCCGTGAAGCCGGTGGCCACCGGCGAGGAGCAGAAGCTCTTTGACCGCATTGCCGAGGTCCTCGAAGACTCGGTCGCTAAGCACATGCGCGCCGACGTAACGGTCGGATCGTTCCTCTCGGGTGGCATCGATTCCACGGCTATCGCGGCTCTGGCCAAGCGTCACAACCCGGATCTGCTCACCTTTACTACTGGATTCGAGCGGGAAGGCTACTCGGAGATCGATGTGGCCGCCGAGTCCGCAGCGGCCATCGGCGCTGAACACATCGTCAAGGTCGTCTCCCCGGAGGAGTACGCCGACGCTATTCCCAAGATCATGTGGTACCTCGACGACCCGGTGGCCGACCCCTCCCTGGTCCCCCTCTACTTCGTCGCGGAGACCGCACGCAAGCACGTCAAGGTGGTGCTCTCCGGCGAAGGAGCCGACGAGCTCTTCGGCGGCTACACCATCTACAAGGAGCCGCTCTCACTCGCCCCCTTTGAGAAGTTCCCCCAACCGCTGCTCAAGGGCCTGCGCCACCTCGGGACCATGCTGCCCGACGGAATGAAGGGCAAGTCCCTGCTTGACCGCGGCACCGTGCCGATGGAGACCCGCTACTACGGCAATGCCCGGAACTTCAATTTCGACCAGCTCAGCCGTGTGCTGCCGTGGGCGCAGCGCGATTGGGATCACCGGGAGGTGACCGCACCGATCTACGAGGTCTCTCGCGATCTCGGGATGGATCCGGTCGCTCGAATGCAGCACCTGGACCTGTTCACCTGGATGCGGGGCGACATCCTCGTCAAGGCGGACAAAATCAACATGGCCAACTCCCTGGAGTTGCGCGTTCCCTTCCTCGACAAGGAGGTCTTCGAGCTGGCCCAGACCATCCCGCACGACCTCAAGATCTCCCACGGCACGACCAAATACGCACTGCGTAAGGCTCTGGAGCAGATTGTTCCGCCGCACGTCCTGCACCGCCGCAAGCTCGGCTTCCCGGTGCCGATGCGTCACTGGTTGGCTGGCGACGAACTGTTTGGATGGGCTCAGGACACCATCACGCAGTCCCAGACCGAGGACATCTTCGATAAGAAGGCCGTGCTCGAGATGCTCAAGGAGCACCGCGACGGTATCTCCGATCACTCCCGCCGGCTGTGGACGGTGTTGTGCTTCATGGTGTGGCACGGCATCTTCGTGGAAAAGCGGATCGACCCGCAGATCGAGCAGCGCGACTACCCGGTCCGGCTCTAAGCCAAAGGCAGCGCCGCCCCGAGTCACTGTTGACCTCGGGGCGGCGCTGCCCTGACTTAACGTTCGCCTTAGTTGAAGGAGTCACCGCACGCGCAAGCGCTGCCCGCGTTCGGGTTGTCGATGGTGAACCCCTGGGCTTCGATGGTGTCCGAGAAGTCGATGGTGGCGCCCATGAGGTAGGGAACGCTCATCTTGTCCACCACGAGGTTGACGCCGCCGACGGTGTCCACCTTGTCCCCGTCGAGCGAGCGGTCATCGAAGTAGAGCTGGTAGCGCAGGCCAGCGCAGCCACCGGGCTGGACAGCGATGCGCAGCGAAAGGTCATCTCGGCCCTCCTGCTCCAGCAGTGCCTTCGCCTTTGCGGCAGCGGCTTCGGTGAGGGTCACGCCAGTGGAAGTAGCGGGAGCGGTCATAATCGTCTAGTTCTCCTAACATCGTCGAGCGTCGTCCCTCTCCGTAGGTGGGACTGCTGTGTGTAACGTCATCCTAGGCCCCAGTATTCCAAGAAGCCAGGACCGGGCGGTAACCTAGGTCCTTGTGAAACGTCCTAGGCAGAATTCCTCCCCGTCCTCTGATTCGGCTTCCGGCTCCACCGCGGCCTCCGCCCAGGTTGACGAGGCGACGACGGAGCGCGCTGAGCAGCAACACCGGCCCGGCTACACCCCGCCGAAGGGCAAGGCAACGCCGAAGCGCCGGGATCAGGAGATCAAGCGCGGCGTCCGGCGTGACCCTCACGCGCTGAGCACGGCGCAGGCCTCGCAGCGGCGTAAAGAGCTCAAGAAGTCCATGTCCAAGGAAGAATGGAAAGAGTTCAAGCGCAAGGAGCGCGAAGAAACCCGCGAGCGCAACCGTCACTACCGGGAACGGATGGACGCCGGTGACGAGCGCTACCTGCTCGACCGTGACAAGGGCAAGGTGCGCGGATGGGTCCGTGACTGGGTGGATTCGCGCCGCTTCCTCAGTAACCTCTTCATGCCGTTGGCCGTCGTGATGCTGGTCGTCATGCTCTTCGCCAATGTCTTCCCGCCAGCAGTGCTCAACGCCACGATGATCGTGCTGTGGGTGGTGATCGCGGTGTTCTTCATCGACGCCATTGTCCTCGGCCGGCGTGCCAATAAGGCCGCGGCGGAGAAGTTCCCCGGATCTGCGGAGACCGGTTTCCGCCTCGGCTCCTATGCGGTGTCCCGCGCCACGCAGCCGCGCCGCTGGCGCACCCCGCGGCCGCGGGTGGAGCTCGGCGCCGACGTTTAAACCTCAACACCCTCATCGACCCCGGTTTTCGAGAAAGGTTCTCACGGCCGTGTCCGAACTCACCGTCCCCTCCCCCGACCAGCTCAGTGCCGACCGGATGACGGAGCTGCTCGCGTCGACGCCGCGCGGAGTGGGGCTTGGACGCCTGGCCGGCATTGCCTCCTCCCTCGCCGCCTGGCAGCACCAGGTTCCCCCGGCGCCCATCGATCGCCCCCGAGTGGTTGTTTTCGCCGGTGACCACGGCATCGCCGAGCGCGGCATCTCCGCTTATGCGCCCCAGGCCAGCGTCGAGCAGTACGAGGAGCTTCGCACGGGGGGCGGGCCAGCGCAGACCCTCGCCCGGGTGTGCGCCGCGTCGGTTCGCATCGTGGACATCAGCCTCGACCACGAGGCCTGGGGAGACGAACGAGTATCGAAGTCTTGCCCTGCCATCGACGTCTCCGACGCGATGACGGAAAGTGAGATGACCCGCGCGCTGGAGATCGGGCGACGTATCGCCGATCAGGAGATCGACGGTGGCGCGGACCTGCTGCTTCCGGGGCATATCGGGGTGGCGGCGTCGACGTCGGTGGCGGCCGTCGTGGGGACGCTCACCGCCACCGAGCCGGTGGCCATTGTCGGGCCGGGCTCGGGGATCACCGACGAGATGTGGAAGCGGAAGGTCAGCGTGTTGCGTGACGCCATGTTCCGGGCCCGCGCGGTGAAGGGCGACGCTCGGGAAGTGGTGCGCACCGTCGGCTCGCCGGAATTTGCCGCCCTGGTCGGTTTCATCGCCCAGGCCGCGTCGCGGCGGACCCCCGTGTTGCTCGACGGCGCTATCGTATCCGCCGCCGCCTTCGTTGCCGACCAGGTCTGCCCCGGTGTCCGGCATTGGCTTCTGGCCAGCCAGCTGTCCGGCGAACCGGCGCACCTCGTAGCCGTGCAGCAACTGGGGTTGACGCCGCTGCTCGCGCTGGATCTCAACCTTGGCCAGGGTGCGGGCAGCGTGCTGGCGCTGTCGCTCATCTCAGCCGCGTGCGCACTAGCGGTCGACGAGGCCGTCGTCGCCTCGCAGGCGCGCAGCAGCGACGCCGGTTAAGCCTTCGCGACGAGCGGGTACACCCAGCCGTGGGTGTCCTCGATGCGGCCCTGTTGGATGGCGGTGAGGCGCTCGCGCAGGGCCATCGTGATCTCGCCGGGTTCGTTGTTGTTGACGACGAAGTCAGTGTCGGTGCCCATGACGTGACCGACCGGGGTGAGCACCGCCGCGGTTCCGCAGGCCAGTGCCTCCGTCATGGCTCCGGAAGCGACGTCCTCGCGCCACTCGTCAACGGTGATCTTGCGCTCCTCCGTGGCGTAGCCGAGGTCCTCGGCCACCGTGAGCAGCGAATCCCGCGTCACGCCAGGAAGCAGGGAACCGGACAACGCGGGTGTGACCACCCGGGCGTCGGCACCGGAACCGTAGACGAACATGAGGTTCATGCCGCCCATTTCCTCGATGTACGTGCGGTCAATGGCGTCGAGCCACACGACCTGATCGCAGCCCTTCTCCTCAGCCTGAGCTTGGGCGATGAGGGAAGCCGCGTAGTTGCCGGCGAACTTTGCCGCCCCGGTTCCGCCTGGGGCGGCGCGAACGTAATCCTCGCCGAGCCAGACCGACACCGGGGTGATGCCGCCGCTGAAGTAAGCCCCCACCGGGGAGGCGATGACGTAGTAACGGTAGCTACTCGACGGGTGAACCCCCAGCGATACCTCGGTGGAGATCATGAACGGACGCAGGTAGAGGCTCTCCTCCCCGCCGGGAGCGGGGACCCAGTCCTGGTCGATGTCCACCAACTGGCGCAGGGACTCGATGAACACCTCGACCGGCAGCTCCGGCATGGCCAACCTTTCGGCGGAGCGCTGGAGGCGCTGTCCATTCTGGTCCGGGCGGAAGGTGACGATAGTGCCGTCGGCGTGGCGGTAGGCCTTGATGCCTTCGAAGATCGCCTGGCCGTAGTGGAGAACCGAGGTAGCCGGGTCCATGACGATGGGACCGTAGGGCTGGACCTGGGCGTTGTGCCAGCCCTTGTCCGCGGTCCAATCAATAGTGACCATGTGGTCCGTGAAGTTCTTGCCGAAGGCCGGCTGGGCCAGTATGGCCGCCCGCTCCTCGGCGGTCGCGGGGTTCGGATTGCGGTGGATCGTGAACTCAAGGGAAGTCATGGGTTCAAACCTACCCTGGTACACCCGCCCGATTTTGTGAACCCCGTCGCTTAAGGTGGGGCGAGAGACTATTTCCTACTTAAAGGAGACCCCGTGTCCACATCGCACGATTGTCCTGCGCTGCCCGCCGTCGGCCGCTATCCGGCCGTGACGGCCGTCGACGCCGCCCCCTCCGGGGTGGGAACCATCCTGGTTGGGCTGTTTGCTGACGAAGACTGCCCCGAGCTTCCGGCCTCCAGCCTCCTCAGCGAGGACCAGACTCGGCAGGTGTATGAGGACCTAGCTGCCGTCGGTGCCAAGGGCACGCACGGCGAGCTCACCCGCATTCCTGCCCCCGTGTCGGCGGACGCGGCGGTCATCCTGGCGGTGGGCCTTGGCGAGGCTGAGGACATGGACGACGAGCGGCTGCGGCGGGCAGCCGGCATTGCCGCGCGCTCGCTGCGCGCCGACGAGTCCGTCGCCACCACCCTCACAGACCTTGGCGCGGAGGCCGTGGCCGAGGGCTTGGTGTTGGGCGGCTACTCCTACCCGGGTATCCACGGCACTGCAGCGCCGGCGCAGGACAAGGCCGGGGCGGCAAGCGTCGCGCTCGTCGGCGTGGCTCCGGAGTCCGTTGCTGCCGCGCTGGAGACCTCAGCCACGGTCAACTTCGTGCGCGACCTGGTCAACACCCCGGCCAACCTGCTTTACCCGGAGTCCTATGCCGCGCTGGTGGCTGAGCACGCGAAGAAGGCCGGCCTGGAGGTGGAGGTCCTCGACGAGCAGCAGCTGGCGGAGCAGGGCTTCGGCGGGATCCTCGCCGTCGGCCAGGGCTCGGCGCGTCCGCCGCGTCTTGTTCGCTTGACCTGGACGGGCAGCGAGTCGGGACCGTTCTACGCGCTGGTGGGTAAGGGCATTACCTTCGATACCGGCGGTATCTCCCTCAAGCCGGCGTCGAAGATGGAGAACATGATCTCCGACATGGGTGGGTCCGCGGCCGTCGTGGGCGCCGCCCTCACCGCCGCCCGGTTGCAGCTACCTATCAAGCTCACGGCGACGATCGCCCTGGCCGAGAACATGCCCTCCGGGTCCGCCACCCGCCCGGGCGACGTGGTTACGCACTATGGCGGCGTGACCACCGAGGTCATTAACACCGACGCGGAAGGCCGGCTGGTGCTTGGCGACGCCATGGCGCGCGCGTGCGAAGACAACCCCGACTTCCTCATCGACACGGCAACGCTCACCGGAGCCCAGATCGTCGCCCTCGGCGAACGCACCGCCGGTGTCATGGGCACCGCGCGCTTCCGAGACGCCGTCGCGGCCGCTGGCCGAGAGGTCGGTGAGCAGGCCTGGGCCATGCCGATGTTGGAAGAGCACGAGAAGGAGCTGAAGAGCTTCATCGCGGATATTCGCAACGTCCACAACTCCCGGTCCGGTGGCATGGAGTACGCGGCGTCGTATCTTTCCACCTTTGTCGCGGAGGGCATCGAGTGGGCGCACGTCGACGTCGCCGGGCCGTCGTGGAACGATGCCGCGCCGCACGGTTATACCCCGAAGAGGGCAACTGGCGCGCCCATGCGCACCATCGTCAAGGTGCTTCGGGACGCAGTTTCCTAGGGATATGGACGCCTGTCGGAGGCAGGTGCAACCTCCGACGGGTTCGTCCTCTACGCTCGGGGGTAGAACCGTAACGCCTATCCTCGGATGAACGATGCACCAGCTTCACACGCCCGCCACTGCCACCTTGCGTGGCCGCCTGTCGTCGGCAGGCTTCATCGTGGTGCTCGTGTGCCTCGCGGTGGCGACGGTGTGGGTGATCGCCGGCAACCTCCAGCCCGAGCTCCTTCGTCCCAGCCAAGGCGATTACGTGATGGATCACCTCACTGGCGAGTTCGGCCGCCGGCCCGACGAATTCTCCCTGTTCGGGCTGCCCATGGACTTCATGTGCTACTGGATGGCCGGCCGCTCTTTGCTCTCAGGCCACGACGTGTGGGAAACCGCCTATCACGTCTACAACGGCAACGGCGTCATCCTCGAACTGCCCTTTACCTACCCGCCTATCGCCGCGCTGTTCTTCGCGCTGTGGGCGCTCATCCCGCTGGAGATCTCATCGACACTGTGGCAGGTGGTGTCACTGCTGCTGTGGGGGTGGATCGTCTACGCCAGCCTGGGGCTTATGCGGCTCAGCGAAGCTCGACGCCTCGTCGTGACCCCGCTGGTTACGGTGGCGTCCTTCCTGCTGTTTCCCGTGTGGGGAAGCTTCTACTGGGGGCAGGTCAATGTCGCAATCATGGCGTTGATTCTTGTTGATTTCTACCGCCCGGCGCATCGCGAGTCCCGCTTCGCCGGCGTCGGCGTCGGCCTGGCCGCGGCCATTAAGCTGCACCCGGCCTTCTTCGGGCTGTTATTCCTCGCCCAAAAACGCTACCGGGCCGCCGTCACCTCCGCCGTGACTTTCTTCGCCGTGTCCATCGTCAGC
Above is a genomic segment from Corynebacterium uterequi containing:
- a CDS encoding glycosyltransferase 87 family protein produces the protein MHQLHTPATATLRGRLSSAGFIVVLVCLAVATVWVIAGNLQPELLRPSQGDYVMDHLTGEFGRRPDEFSLFGLPMDFMCYWMAGRSLLSGHDVWETAYHVYNGNGVILELPFTYPPIAALFFALWALIPLEISSTLWQVVSLLLWGWIVYASLGLMRLSEARRLVVTPLVTVASFLLFPVWGSFYWGQVNVAIMALILVDFYRPAHRESRFAGVGVGLAAAIKLHPAFFGLLFLAQKRYRAAVTSAVTFFAVSIVSSLVVPGGLRYWVDIMLDTNRFDGIKNATSQSILVVLKRDYGMQSPTLWLVLSAVLTLLCFFALRVLVKRGQIVAACALTGLVMCLVSPFAWYHYYLWLLPLAIAVVGAALMSFERRVTGERPLLLAAGALAILTASLAILLPYMGADYGLSVDLHDQIRVDSPEENTGLWTWWSLALAVGVSVGSIAFPPIRAPRR